From the Streptomyces sp. NBC_01216 genome, the window GTCACCCGCCCAGTCTAGGAGCCTGTCGGGTGGCCTTCGATCGACAGGCGCTCAGCACGGGGCCCGACATCCGCGGAGCGCCCGCCGGGGACGACGGCGCGGCACCTGGGGGCCGCCCGCCGGGAATCGTCCCCGCGCCCGTGCGTTGAACCCGGTGTGACCGCTTCTCTCCATGGCATCCGGTTCTCCGTCCTCGACCGCTCCCGCATCCGGGAGAGCGAGGGCGCTCCCGCCGCTCTGCGCGACACGGTGCGTCTCGCGCGGGAGGCCGAGTCGCTGGGCTACCACCGCTTCTGGGTCTCCGAGCATCACGGCGTGCCGGGGGTGGCCGGCTCCGCGCCGACCGTACTGGCCGCCGCCGTGGCCGCGGCGACGTCCTCCATCCGGGTCGGCACGGGCGGGGTGATGCTCCCGAACCACCGGCCGCTGCTCGTCGCGGAGGCGTTCGGGGTGCTGGAGTCGCTGTTTCCCGGCCGGATCGACATGGGCCTGGGCCGCTCCGTCGGCTTCACGGACGGCGTCCGGCGTGCGCTGGGCCGGGGCAAGGAGGACGCCGAGCGGTTCGCCGACCAGCTGGCCGAACTGCTCGGCTGGTTCACCGGCGCGCAGACGGCCCACGCCGAGGTGCACGCCCGCCCCGCCGAGGGTCTGCGGGTTCCGCCGTTCGTCCTCGCGACGGGCGAGGGCGCGTCGGTCGCCGCGGAGGCCGGGCTGCCGCTCGTGATCGGCGACCTGCGCGACCGTGAGCGACTGCGGGCCGCCGTCGACACCTACCGGACGGCGTTCCGGCCCTCGGTCTGGGCCGAGGAGCCGTACGTCGTCGTCTCGGGCACGGTGGCCGTGGCCGGGAGCGAGGAGGAGGCCCGCCGGCTGCTGGTCCCGGAGGCATGGTCGCTGGTGTACGCACGCACCCAGGGCGAGTTCCCGCCGCTGCCGCCGGCCGAGCGGGTGGAGGCGCTGGCGATG encodes:
- a CDS encoding LLM class flavin-dependent oxidoreductase; its protein translation is MTASLHGIRFSVLDRSRIRESEGAPAALRDTVRLAREAESLGYHRFWVSEHHGVPGVAGSAPTVLAAAVAAATSSIRVGTGGVMLPNHRPLLVAEAFGVLESLFPGRIDMGLGRSVGFTDGVRRALGRGKEDAERFADQLAELLGWFTGAQTAHAEVHARPAEGLRVPPFVLATGEGASVAAEAGLPLVIGDLRDRERLRAAVDTYRTAFRPSVWAEEPYVVVSGTVAVAGSEEEARRLLVPEAWSLVYARTQGEFPPLPPAERVEALAMTERQRDLYEAALTGHVYGTEEQVGSALEQVVAETGAQEVLVTTSTHDRAALRDSYRRLARLSHLADGAARRR